In Silene latifolia isolate original U9 population chromosome X, ASM4854445v1, whole genome shotgun sequence, the following proteins share a genomic window:
- the LOC141619483 gene encoding protein PHOTOSYSTEM I ASSEMBLY 2, chloroplastic, which produces MGVLPYLSSSFCSPLLSSPSHYRRKSVGLRVRSSLEDKDVDTGTSDASTRSSLEDKDDGVVTSRRLCLACLCSTVSLITPHSKTFVRQEAMAADGKERAVCRNCGGIGAIICDMCGGTGKWKALNRKRAKDVYEFTECPNCYGRGKLVCPVCLGTGLPNNKGLLRRPDAKQLLDKMYNGRLLPGS; this is translated from the exons ATGGGGGTTTTGCCTTATCTTTCTTCCTCCTTTTGCTCACCCCTTCTATCTTCTCCTTCTCATT ATAGGAGGAAATCTGTTGGATTACGTGTGAGATCGAGCTTGGAGGATAAGGATGTTGATACTGGGACTTCAGATGCCTCTACAAGATCAAGTTTGGAGGATAAG GATGATGGAGTCGTAACATCTCGACGACTGTGCCTTGCATGCTTATGTTCAACAGTATCTCTAATAACCCCCCATAGCAAGACTTTTGTCAGACAAGAAGCCATGGCTGCAGACGGAAAAGAAAGAGCAGTTTGTCGGAATTGTGGTGGGATCGGTGCTATTATTT GTGATATGTGCGGTGGAACAGGAAAATGGAAGGCACTAAATAGAAAGCGTGCAAAAGATGTATATGAGTTTACCGAGTGCCCTAACTGCTACG GTCGAGGGAAGCTTGTTTGCCCCGTGTGTTTGGGTACTGGCTTACCCAACAACAAAGGTCTACTACGAAGACCTGATGCAAAGCAGTTGCTCGATAAGATGTATAATGGCCGGTTATTACCCGGTTCTTAA
- the LOC141619482 gene encoding metal tolerance protein 4-like: MEGNSGQNSPLLQKSPTRNGRLSRRNSVNSLRTEFISNLPDKLRPGIDHECPYDVDFSKASNLTPGEKEYYERQFATLKSFEEVDLVVQSEIPEEDDEEQAQQERAMKISNYANVVLLAFKIYATIKTGSLAIAASTLDSLLDLLAGGILWFTHLSMKNINIYKYPIGKLRVQPVGIIVFAAVMATLGFQVLIQAVEQIVKSEANEKMDRSQFVWLFGIMISATVVKMVLFLYCRSSGNEIVRAYAKDHYFDVVTNVVGLVAAILGDKIIWWIDPTGAIILAIYTIVNWSGTVLENAVSLIGQTAPPEVLQKLTYLVLRHPQVKRIDTVRAYTFGALYFVEVDIELPEEIHLKDAHAIGETLQDKLEKLPEVERAFVHLDFECDHKPEHTILSRLPNTEA; encoded by the exons atggagggaaattCAGGGCAAAATTCGCCATTATTGCAAAAAAGTCCGACTCGAAACGGTCGACTGAGTCGACGTAACTCGGTAAACTCGTTGAGAACCGAATTCATTTCGAATTTGCCTGATAAACTTCGTCCTGGTATTGATCATGAGTGCCCTTATGATGTTGACTTTTCTAAAGCATCAAATTTAACTCCAG GAGAAAAGGAATATTATGAGAGACAATTCGCGACACTCAAGTCGTTCGAGGAGGTTGATCTTGTAGTACAGTCAGAAATTCccgaagaagatgatgaagaacaaGCTCAACAAGAGAGAGCTATGAAGATCTCTAACTACGCGAATGTTGTACTTTTAGCATTCAAG ATCTATGCCACGATAAAGACGGGATCTTTGGCCATTGCTGCATCAACCCTAGATTCTTTGCTAGACCTATTAGCGGGTGGTATACTTTGGTTCACACATCTTTCAATGAAGAACATCAATATCTACAAGTACCCGATTGGGAAATTAAGAGTGCAGCCGGTGGGCATCATCGTTTTTGCAGCTGTTATGGCTACTCTAG GGTTTCAAGTGCTAATTCAGGCTGTAGAACAGATCGTTAAAAGCGAGGCGAATGAGAAAATGGACAGGAGCCAGTTTGTGTGGCTGTTTGGAATTATGATATCAGCTACTGTTGTAAAGATGGTCCTATTCCTGTATTGCAGAAGCTCCGGAAATGAGATTGTTCGCGCTTATGCCAAG GATCATTACTTTGATGTAGTTACTAATGTAGTCGGTTTAGTTGCTGCGATTCTTGGAGACAAGATTATCTGGTGGATTGACCCTACTGGCGCCATTATCCTTGCAATTTACACGATTGTGAATTGGTCCGGGACTGTTTTGGAGAATGCAG TCTCGCTAATAGGACAGACAGCTCCTCCAGAGGTTTTGCAAAAATTAACATACCTTGTTTTACGTCACCCTCAAGTTAAGCGTATAGACACAGTGCGTGCTTACACTTTCGGGGCGCTCTACTTTGTTGAG GTTGACATAGAGCTTCCTGAGGAAATTCATTTGAAAGATGCACACGCCATAGGCGAGACGCTTCAGGACAAACTGGAGAAACTCCCAGAAGTAGAGCGAGCTTTCGTTCATTTAGATTTCGAATGTGATCACAAACCTGAGCACACGATTCTGAGCAGGCTGCCAAATACCGAGGCTTGA
- the LOC141621061 gene encoding uncharacterized protein LOC141621061, whose product MCETLDRNWICKPSMAWLENKSLEELDIDEFETIYLKFQSTNGLVVKEVTKDSPAYKAGICVGDVVTSCNRTSLSSPPQFARVLFRSVESNRGNLITAEKRETVKVQLFVKRVADGTQENRLLHVESFTPPVSNIYELAYSKSAASAFFLILI is encoded by the exons ATGTGTGAAACACTTGATAGAAATTGG ATATGTAAGCCGTCCATGGCTTGGCTTGAGAACAAGAGTCTTGAAGAGTTAGATATTGATGAGTTTGAAACTATCTATCTTAAGTTTCAATCAACCAATGGTCTTGTTGTTAAAGAG GTGACTAAAGATTCTCCGGCATATAAGGCTGGAATCTGTGTTGGTGATGTTGTAACATCATGTAATCGAACTTCTCTTAGTTCACCACCTCAG TTTGCAAGAGTGTTATTTAGATCAGTTGAATCTAATCGAGGTAATCTGATTACTGCTGAAAAGAGAGAGACCGTAAAAGTTCAG CTCTTTGTGAAAAGGGTAGCTGATGGAACACAGGAAAATAGGCTCTTACACGTTGAAAGCTTCACTCCCCCGGTTAGTAACATATATGAA TTGGCCT ACAGCAAGTCAGCAGCTTCAGCTTTCTTTTTGATCCTCATCTGA